A window from Theropithecus gelada isolate Dixy chromosome 1, Tgel_1.0, whole genome shotgun sequence encodes these proteins:
- the CD101 gene encoding immunoglobulin superfamily member 2 isoform X2 — protein MLVTLLGRERTVLAPMAGFSYVASFFLFLTKLSIGQREVTVQKGPLFRAEGYPVSIGCNVTGHQGPSEQHFQWSVYLPTNPTQEVQIISTKDAAFSYAVYTQRVRSRDIYVERVRGNSVLLHISKLQMKDAGEYECHTPNTDEKYYGSYSAKTNLIDFILVPGPLYTERFAASDVRLNKLGATTFRLSIERLQASDQGQLFCEAMEWIQDPDETWMFITKKQTDQTTLRIQPAVKDFQVNITADSLFAEGKSLELVCLVVGCGRDPQLQSIWFFNGTEIAHIDAGGVLGLKNDYKERASQGELQVSKLGPKAFSLKIFSLGPEDEGTYRCVVAEVMRTRTGSWQVLQRKQSPDSHVHLRKPAARSVVVSIKNKQQVVWEGETLALLCKAGGAESPLSVSWWHIPQDQTQPEFVAGMGQDGIVQLGASYGGPSYHGNTRLEKVDWATFQLEITFTAITDSGTYECRVSEKSRNQARDLSWTQKISVTVKSLESSLQVSLMSRQPQVMLTNTFDLSCVLGTGYSDLKVPLTVTWQFRPASSHVFHQLIRITHNGTIEWGNFLSQFQKKTKVSQSLFRSQLLVHDATEEETGVYQCKVEIYDRNSLYNNHPPRASAISHPLRIAVTLPESKLKVNSRSQVQELSINSNTDIECSILSRSSGNLQLAIIWYFSPISTNASWLKILEVDQTNVIKTGDEFHTPWRKQKFHTEKVSQDLFQLHILNVEDSDQGKYHCAVEEWLLSTNGTWHKLGEKKSGLTELKLKPTGSKVRVSKVYWTENVTEHREVAIHCSLESVGSPAALYSVMWYWNRENSGSKMLVHLQHDGLLEYGEEGLRRHLHCYRSSPTDFVLKLHQVEMEDAGMYWCRVAEWQLHGHPSKWINQASDESQRMVLTVLPSEPTFPSRICSSVPLLYFLVICPFVLLLLLLISLFCLYWKARKLSTLRSNTQKEKALWVDLKEAGGVTTNRRQDEEEEEGN, from the exons CTAAGCTCAGCATTGGCCAGAGAGAAGTAACAGTTCAGAAAGGACCACTGTTTAGAGCTGAAGGTTACCCAGTCAGCATTGGCTGCAATGTAACTGGCCACCAGGGACCTTCTGAGCAGCATTTCCAGTGGTCTGTTTACCTACCAACAAAcccgacccaggaagtccagatCATTAGCACCAAGGATGCTGCCTTCTCTTACGCAGTATATACGCAGCGGGTGCGAAGCAGAGACATCTACGTGGAGAGGGTCCGGGGCAACTCAGTCTTGTTGCACATCTCAAAGCTCCAGATGAAGGATGCTGGCGAGTATGAGTGTCACACACCGAACACTGATGAGAAATACTATGGGAGCTACAGTGCAAAGACTAATCTAATTG atTTTATATTGGTCCCTGGGCCCTTGTATACAGAGCGGTTTGCAGCCAGTGACGTACGGCTCAACAAACTGGGGGCCACCACGTTCAGGCTGTCCATAGAGAGGCTCCAAGCCTCAGATCAGGGTCAGCTGTTCTGTGAGGCAATGGAATGGATTCAGGATCCAGATGAAACCTGGATGTTCATCACTAAAAAGCAGACCGATCAAACCACTCTGAGGATCCAGCCAGCAG tgAAAGATTTTCAAGTCAACATTACAGCTGACAGCTTGTTTGCTGAAGGGAAATCCTTAGAACTGGTTTGCCTGGTTGTAGGCTGTGGCCGTGACCCACAGCTTCAAAGCATTTGGTTCTTCAATGGGACTGAAATTGCTCACATTGATGCTGGTGGAGTCCTGGGCCTGAAGAATGACTACAAAGAGAGAGCAAGTCAAGGAGAGCTCCAAGTCTCAAAGTTAGGCCCCAAGGCTTTCTCTCTCAAGATCTTCTCTCTGGGCCCAGAGGATGAAGGCACCTACAGATGTGTGGTAGCAGAGGTCATGAGAACACGCACAGGTTCCTGGCAGGTGCTTCAGAGAAAGCAGTCACCAGACAGCCACGTGCACCTGAGGAAGCCAGCAG CAAGAAGTGTGGTCGTGTCTATCAAGAACAAGCAGCAAGTTGTGTGGGAAGGAGAGACCCTTGCCCTTCTCTGTAAGGCTGGTGGAGCTGAAAGTCCCCTGTCTGTGAGCTGGTGGCACATCCCACAGGATCAGACACAGCCCGAGTTTGTGGCTGGCATGGGGCAGGATGGCATTGTGCAGCTGGGTGCCTCCTATGGGGGACCCAGTTACCATGGCAACACAAGGTTGGAGAAAGTGGACTGGGCCACCTTCCAGCTGGAGATCACCTTCACTGCCATCACAGACAGTGGCACATATGAGTGCAGAGTATCTGAGAAGTCTCGGAACCAGGCCAGAGATCTGAGCTGGACTCAGAAGATTTCAGTTACTGTAAAGTCTCTGG AGTCAAGTTTACAAGTTAGTCTGATGAGCCGTCAGCCACAAGTGATGTTAACCAACACCTTTGACCTGTCTTGCGTCTTGGGGACTGGTTACTCTGACCTCAAGGTGCCACTCACTGTGACGTGGCAGTTCCGGCCAGCTAGCTCTCACGTCTTCCACCAGCTTATTCGAATCACCCACAATGGCACTATTGAATGGGGGAATTTCCTATCCCAGTTCCAAAAGAAGACGAAAGTTTCACAGTCTTTATTTCGTTCACAACTCCTGGTGCATGATGCCACTGAGGAAGAGACAGGAGTGTATCAGTGTAAAGTAGAAATTTATGACAGAAATTCCCTATACAACAACCACCCTCCGAGGGCTTCTGCCATCTCTCACCCATTGAGAATAGCGGTCACTTTACCAG agagcAAGCTAAAAGTGAATTCAAGGAGTCAAGTCCAAGAGCTCTCCATCAACTCCAACACTGATATAGAATGTAGCATCTTGTCCCGGTCCAGTGGAAACCTTCAGTTAGCCATCATTTGGTATTTTTCTCCTATTTCCACTAATGCCTCCTGGCTAAAGATCCTGGAggtggaccaaaccaatgttatAAAAACTGGGGATGAGTTTCACACCccatggagaaaacaaaaatttcatacTGAGAAGGTTTCCCAAGACTTATTTCAGCTGCACATTCTGAATGTGGAAGACAGCGATCAGGGCAAATATCACTGTGCTGTGGAGGAATGGCTCCTGTCTACAAATGGCACTTGGCACAAGCTTGGAGAAAAGAAGTCAGGACTAACAGAATTGAAACTCAAGCCCACAG GAAGTAAGGTACGTGTCTCCAAAGTGTACTGGACCGAAAATGTGACCGAGCACAGAGAGGTGGCCAtccactgcagcctggagagTGTAGGCAGCCCAGCCGCTCTGTACTCTGTGATGTGGTACTGGAACAGAGAAAACTCTGGAAGTAAAATGCTGGTGCACTTGCAACATGATGGCTTGCTGGAGTATGGGGAAGAGGGGCTTAGGAGGCACCTGCACTGTTACCGTTCATCCCCTACAGACTTTGTCCTGAAGCTTCATCAGGTGGAGATGGAGGATGCAGGAATGTACTGGTGTAGGGTGGCAGAGTGGCAGCTCCATGGACACCCAAGCAAGTGGATTAATCAAGCATCCGATGAGTCACAGCGGATGGTGCTCACGGTGCTGCCTTCAG AGCCCACGTTTCCTTCCAGGATCTGCTCCTCGGTCCCTTTACTCTATTTCCTGGTCATCTGCCCTTTCGTCCTGCTCCTGCTTCTGCTCATCTCCCTCTTCTGCTTATACTGGAAGGCCAGGAAGTTGTCAACACTGCGTTccaacacacagaaagaaaaggctCTCTGGGTGGACTTGAAAGAGGCTGGAGGTGTGACCACGAATAGGAGGCAAGacgaagaggaagaggaaggcaaCTGA
- the CD101 gene encoding immunoglobulin superfamily member 2 isoform X1, translating into MLVTLLGRERTVLAPMAGFSYVASFFLFLTKLSIGQREVTVQKGPLFRAEGYPVSIGCNVTGHQGPSEQHFQWSVYLPTNPTQEVQIISTKDAAFSYAVYTQRVRSRDIYVERVRGNSVLLHISKLQMKDAGEYECHTPNTDEKYYGSYSAKTNLIVIPDTLSATMSSQTLSKEEGEPLALTCEASKATAQHTHLSVTWYLTQDGGGSQATEILSLSKDFILVPGPLYTERFAASDVRLNKLGATTFRLSIERLQASDQGQLFCEAMEWIQDPDETWMFITKKQTDQTTLRIQPAVKDFQVNITADSLFAEGKSLELVCLVVGCGRDPQLQSIWFFNGTEIAHIDAGGVLGLKNDYKERASQGELQVSKLGPKAFSLKIFSLGPEDEGTYRCVVAEVMRTRTGSWQVLQRKQSPDSHVHLRKPAARSVVVSIKNKQQVVWEGETLALLCKAGGAESPLSVSWWHIPQDQTQPEFVAGMGQDGIVQLGASYGGPSYHGNTRLEKVDWATFQLEITFTAITDSGTYECRVSEKSRNQARDLSWTQKISVTVKSLESSLQVSLMSRQPQVMLTNTFDLSCVLGTGYSDLKVPLTVTWQFRPASSHVFHQLIRITHNGTIEWGNFLSQFQKKTKVSQSLFRSQLLVHDATEEETGVYQCKVEIYDRNSLYNNHPPRASAISHPLRIAVTLPESKLKVNSRSQVQELSINSNTDIECSILSRSSGNLQLAIIWYFSPISTNASWLKILEVDQTNVIKTGDEFHTPWRKQKFHTEKVSQDLFQLHILNVEDSDQGKYHCAVEEWLLSTNGTWHKLGEKKSGLTELKLKPTGSKVRVSKVYWTENVTEHREVAIHCSLESVGSPAALYSVMWYWNRENSGSKMLVHLQHDGLLEYGEEGLRRHLHCYRSSPTDFVLKLHQVEMEDAGMYWCRVAEWQLHGHPSKWINQASDESQRMVLTVLPSEPTFPSRICSSVPLLYFLVICPFVLLLLLLISLFCLYWKARKLSTLRSNTQKEKALWVDLKEAGGVTTNRRQDEEEEEGN; encoded by the exons CTAAGCTCAGCATTGGCCAGAGAGAAGTAACAGTTCAGAAAGGACCACTGTTTAGAGCTGAAGGTTACCCAGTCAGCATTGGCTGCAATGTAACTGGCCACCAGGGACCTTCTGAGCAGCATTTCCAGTGGTCTGTTTACCTACCAACAAAcccgacccaggaagtccagatCATTAGCACCAAGGATGCTGCCTTCTCTTACGCAGTATATACGCAGCGGGTGCGAAGCAGAGACATCTACGTGGAGAGGGTCCGGGGCAACTCAGTCTTGTTGCACATCTCAAAGCTCCAGATGAAGGATGCTGGCGAGTATGAGTGTCACACACCGAACACTGATGAGAAATACTATGGGAGCTACAGTGCAAAGACTAATCTAATTG TTATTCCAGATACCCTCTCTGCCACCATGAGTTCTCAGACTCTCAGTAAGGAGGAAGGTGAGCCATTAGCCCTCACGTGTGAGGCATCAAAAGCCACAGCCCAACATACACACCTCTCTGTCACCTGGTACCTAACACAGGATGGAGGAGGAAGCCAAGCCACcgagattctctctctctccaaagatTTTATATTGGTCCCTGGGCCCTTGTATACAGAGCGGTTTGCAGCCAGTGACGTACGGCTCAACAAACTGGGGGCCACCACGTTCAGGCTGTCCATAGAGAGGCTCCAAGCCTCAGATCAGGGTCAGCTGTTCTGTGAGGCAATGGAATGGATTCAGGATCCAGATGAAACCTGGATGTTCATCACTAAAAAGCAGACCGATCAAACCACTCTGAGGATCCAGCCAGCAG tgAAAGATTTTCAAGTCAACATTACAGCTGACAGCTTGTTTGCTGAAGGGAAATCCTTAGAACTGGTTTGCCTGGTTGTAGGCTGTGGCCGTGACCCACAGCTTCAAAGCATTTGGTTCTTCAATGGGACTGAAATTGCTCACATTGATGCTGGTGGAGTCCTGGGCCTGAAGAATGACTACAAAGAGAGAGCAAGTCAAGGAGAGCTCCAAGTCTCAAAGTTAGGCCCCAAGGCTTTCTCTCTCAAGATCTTCTCTCTGGGCCCAGAGGATGAAGGCACCTACAGATGTGTGGTAGCAGAGGTCATGAGAACACGCACAGGTTCCTGGCAGGTGCTTCAGAGAAAGCAGTCACCAGACAGCCACGTGCACCTGAGGAAGCCAGCAG CAAGAAGTGTGGTCGTGTCTATCAAGAACAAGCAGCAAGTTGTGTGGGAAGGAGAGACCCTTGCCCTTCTCTGTAAGGCTGGTGGAGCTGAAAGTCCCCTGTCTGTGAGCTGGTGGCACATCCCACAGGATCAGACACAGCCCGAGTTTGTGGCTGGCATGGGGCAGGATGGCATTGTGCAGCTGGGTGCCTCCTATGGGGGACCCAGTTACCATGGCAACACAAGGTTGGAGAAAGTGGACTGGGCCACCTTCCAGCTGGAGATCACCTTCACTGCCATCACAGACAGTGGCACATATGAGTGCAGAGTATCTGAGAAGTCTCGGAACCAGGCCAGAGATCTGAGCTGGACTCAGAAGATTTCAGTTACTGTAAAGTCTCTGG AGTCAAGTTTACAAGTTAGTCTGATGAGCCGTCAGCCACAAGTGATGTTAACCAACACCTTTGACCTGTCTTGCGTCTTGGGGACTGGTTACTCTGACCTCAAGGTGCCACTCACTGTGACGTGGCAGTTCCGGCCAGCTAGCTCTCACGTCTTCCACCAGCTTATTCGAATCACCCACAATGGCACTATTGAATGGGGGAATTTCCTATCCCAGTTCCAAAAGAAGACGAAAGTTTCACAGTCTTTATTTCGTTCACAACTCCTGGTGCATGATGCCACTGAGGAAGAGACAGGAGTGTATCAGTGTAAAGTAGAAATTTATGACAGAAATTCCCTATACAACAACCACCCTCCGAGGGCTTCTGCCATCTCTCACCCATTGAGAATAGCGGTCACTTTACCAG agagcAAGCTAAAAGTGAATTCAAGGAGTCAAGTCCAAGAGCTCTCCATCAACTCCAACACTGATATAGAATGTAGCATCTTGTCCCGGTCCAGTGGAAACCTTCAGTTAGCCATCATTTGGTATTTTTCTCCTATTTCCACTAATGCCTCCTGGCTAAAGATCCTGGAggtggaccaaaccaatgttatAAAAACTGGGGATGAGTTTCACACCccatggagaaaacaaaaatttcatacTGAGAAGGTTTCCCAAGACTTATTTCAGCTGCACATTCTGAATGTGGAAGACAGCGATCAGGGCAAATATCACTGTGCTGTGGAGGAATGGCTCCTGTCTACAAATGGCACTTGGCACAAGCTTGGAGAAAAGAAGTCAGGACTAACAGAATTGAAACTCAAGCCCACAG GAAGTAAGGTACGTGTCTCCAAAGTGTACTGGACCGAAAATGTGACCGAGCACAGAGAGGTGGCCAtccactgcagcctggagagTGTAGGCAGCCCAGCCGCTCTGTACTCTGTGATGTGGTACTGGAACAGAGAAAACTCTGGAAGTAAAATGCTGGTGCACTTGCAACATGATGGCTTGCTGGAGTATGGGGAAGAGGGGCTTAGGAGGCACCTGCACTGTTACCGTTCATCCCCTACAGACTTTGTCCTGAAGCTTCATCAGGTGGAGATGGAGGATGCAGGAATGTACTGGTGTAGGGTGGCAGAGTGGCAGCTCCATGGACACCCAAGCAAGTGGATTAATCAAGCATCCGATGAGTCACAGCGGATGGTGCTCACGGTGCTGCCTTCAG AGCCCACGTTTCCTTCCAGGATCTGCTCCTCGGTCCCTTTACTCTATTTCCTGGTCATCTGCCCTTTCGTCCTGCTCCTGCTTCTGCTCATCTCCCTCTTCTGCTTATACTGGAAGGCCAGGAAGTTGTCAACACTGCGTTccaacacacagaaagaaaaggctCTCTGGGTGGACTTGAAAGAGGCTGGAGGTGTGACCACGAATAGGAGGCAAGacgaagaggaagaggaaggcaaCTGA